In Poecile atricapillus isolate bPoeAtr1 chromosome 9, bPoeAtr1.hap1, whole genome shotgun sequence, the following are encoded in one genomic region:
- the GATA2 gene encoding endothelial transcription factor GATA-2 encodes MEVATDQPRWMAHHAVLNGQHPDSHHPGLAHNYMEPAQLLPPDEVDVFFNHLDSQGNPYYANSAHARARVSYSQAHARLTGSQMCRPHLIHSPGIPWLDSSKAALSAHHHNPWTVSPFTKTPLHPSAAGAPGAISVYPGSSTSSTASVSSLTPASHSGSHLFGFPPTPPKEVSPDPNSTSAASPSSSAGARQEDKDSIKYQVSLSEGMKMESASPLRSSLTSMGAQPSTHHPIPTYPSYVPAAHDYSSSLFHPGSFLGGPASSFTPKPRSKARSCSEGRECVNCGATATPLWRRDGTGHYLCNACGLYHKMNGQNRPLIKPKRRLSAARRAGTCCANCQTTTTTLWRRNANGDPVCNACGLYYKLHNVNRPLTMKKEGIQTRNRKMSNKSKKSKKGSECFEELSKCMQEKSSPFSAAALASHMAPMGHLPPFSHSGHILPTPTPIHPSSSISFGHPHPSSMVTAMG; translated from the exons ATGGAGGTGGCCACGGATCAGCCTCGCTGGATGGCCCACCACGCCGTGCTCAATGGGCAGCACCCCGACAGCCACCACCCCGGGCTGGCTCACAACTACATGGAACCAGCGCAGCTCCTACCTCCGGATGAAGTCGACGTCTTCTTCAACCACCTGGACTCCCAGGGCAACCCTTACTACGCCAATTCCGCCCATGCCCGGGCCAGGGTGTCCTACAGCCAGGCACACG CCCGCCTGACCGGGAGTCAAATGTGCCGGCCTCACCTTATCCACAGCCCTGGGATCCCTTGGCTGGACAGCAGCAAGGCGGCACTGTCTGCCCATCACCACAACCCCTGGACCGTCAGCCCCTTCACCAAGACACCCCTGCACCCCTCGGCGGCCGGAGCGCCTGGGGCCATCTCGGTGTACCCgggcagcagcacctccagcaccGCCTCCGTGTCTTCGCTCACTCCGGCCTCGCATTCCGGCTCCCACCTCTTCGGCTTCCCCCCGACCCCTCCTAAGGAAGTGTCCCCAGACCCCAACTCCACCAGCGCCGCCTCCCCTTCTTCCTCCGCCGGGGCTCGGCAGGAGGACAAAGACAGCATCAAGTACCAAGTATCGCTGTCGGAGGGGATGAAGATGGAGAGTGCCAGCCCGCTCAGAAGCAGCCTCACCAGCATGGGGGCTCAGCCCTCTACCCACCACCCCATCCCCACATATCCCTCCTACGTGCCGGCAGCCCACGACTacagcagcagcctcttccACCCGGGCAGCTTTCTGGGGGGCCCCGCGTCCAGCTTCACCCCGAAGCCGCGGAGCAAGGCCAGGTCCTGTTCGG AGGGCAGAGAGTGTGTGAACTGTGGAGCCACTGCTACCCCTCTCTGGAGAAGAGACGGCACCGGGCATTACCTGTGCAATGCCTGCGGGCTCTACCACAAAATGAACGGTCAAAACCGACCTCTCATTAAACCTAAGCGAAGGCTG TCAGcggccaggagagcagggactTGTTGTGCCAACTGTCAGACAACCACCACGACCTTATGGCGACGTAATGCAAACGGGGACCCAGTTTGTAATGCCTGCGGACTCTACTATAAATTGCACAAT GTGAACAGGCCTCTGACCatgaaaaaggaaggaattcAGACCAGGAATAGGAAAATGTCCAACAAatcaaagaaaagcaagaaaggcTCTGAGTGTTTTGAGGAACTGTCCAAGTGCATGCAGGAGAAGTCGTCTCCCTTCAGCGCTGCTGCCCTTGCCAGTCACATGGCACCCATGGGGCATTTGCCCCCTTTCAGCCACTCTGGACACATCCTACCAACACCTACCCCCATCCACCCAtcttccagcatctcatttGGACACCCACACCCATCCAGCATGGTTACAGCCATGGGATAA